A single region of the Streptomyces sp. AM 4-1-1 genome encodes:
- a CDS encoding TetR/AcrR family transcriptional regulator, translated as MVSAADRVNNPARASVWLDRRTPSRSRRSAQPTGLDRERITAASVRLLDAEGLAKFSMRRLAAELDVTAMSLYWYVDTKDDLLELALDSVHSEIESPGENTDWRVGLRELAASYRGLLVRHVWVSSLIGHFLNIGPHAMLFAYSVQDVVRATGLPPRQRTGALSAVFQFVYGFGTIEGHFAQHAAAAGLSQDAFFQQAMGTILAEPKLRGALEAAQDRMEARGGDTVEEMRERDFEVALNVLIAGIETMRRDGSGFGTGTGTGTEQGRGDAQGRAQDQGQGQAAGGR; from the coding sequence ATGGTGTCCGCGGCCGACCGAGTGAACAATCCCGCACGAGCCAGTGTCTGGCTGGACCGGCGGACCCCGTCGCGCAGTCGCCGGTCCGCTCAGCCCACCGGCCTCGACCGGGAGAGGATCACCGCGGCCTCGGTCCGGCTGCTGGACGCCGAGGGCCTGGCCAAGTTCTCCATGCGCAGGCTGGCCGCCGAGCTGGACGTCACCGCGATGTCCCTCTACTGGTACGTCGACACCAAGGACGACCTCCTGGAACTCGCCCTCGACTCGGTCCACAGCGAGATCGAGTCGCCGGGCGAGAACACCGACTGGCGCGTCGGCCTGCGCGAACTCGCCGCCAGCTACCGCGGGTTGCTGGTCCGTCATGTCTGGGTGTCATCGCTGATCGGCCACTTCCTCAACATCGGCCCGCACGCGATGCTGTTCGCGTACTCGGTCCAGGACGTCGTCCGGGCCACCGGGCTGCCGCCGCGGCAGCGGACGGGCGCGCTCTCCGCGGTCTTCCAGTTCGTGTACGGATTCGGCACCATCGAGGGCCACTTCGCCCAGCATGCCGCGGCGGCCGGGCTCAGCCAGGACGCGTTCTTCCAGCAGGCCATGGGCACGATCCTGGCCGAGCCGAAACTGCGCGGCGCACTCGAAGCCGCGCAGGACCGGATGGAGGCGCGCGGTGGTGACACGGTGGAGGAGATGCGCGAGCGGGACTTCGAGGTCGCGTTGAACGTACTGATCGCGGGCATCGAGACGATGCGCCGGGACGGGTCGGGATTCGGCACGGGTACGGGGACGGGGACGGAGCAGGGCCGGGGTGACGCCCAGGGCCGGGCGCAGGACCAGGGCCAAGGGCAGGCGGCGGGCGGGCGGTAG
- a CDS encoding PPOX class F420-dependent oxidoreductase, translated as MAPSIASNTAVTLDELLAFVRPRHRAVLLTTRSDGRPQGSPLTCGVDDAGRIVMSTYPERAKTRNARRDERVSVIVLSDEWNGPWVQIDGSAEVIDSPDSVEPLVEYFRNISGEHPDWDEYRAAMVKQGKSIIRVTPERWGPVATGGFPARLASDD; from the coding sequence ATGGCACCCTCCATCGCGTCCAACACCGCCGTCACGCTCGACGAGTTGCTGGCGTTCGTACGGCCCAGGCACCGGGCGGTCCTGCTGACCACCCGGTCCGACGGGAGGCCCCAGGGCTCCCCGCTGACCTGCGGGGTCGACGACGCGGGACGGATCGTCATGTCGACGTACCCCGAACGGGCCAAGACCCGTAACGCCAGGAGGGACGAGCGGGTGAGCGTGATCGTCCTCTCGGACGAGTGGAACGGCCCGTGGGTCCAGATCGACGGCTCGGCCGAGGTGATCGACTCGCCGGACTCCGTCGAACCGCTCGTCGAGTACTTCCGGAACATCTCGGGCGAGCACCCGGACTGGGACGAGTACCGCGCGGCGATGGTGAAGCAGGGCAAGTCGATCATCCGGGTCACTCCGGAGCGGTGGGGCCCGGTCGCCACGGGCGGATTCCCGGCCCGCCTGGCGTCGGACGACTGA
- a CDS encoding Dabb family protein translates to MIRHLVLFKLNDGVERDDPRAVAGARAFQELEGQIPELEFWECAWNITDRPIAYDFAINSAVADEAALKRYVEHPAHQAAAGQWREFATWVIADYPF, encoded by the coding sequence ATGATCCGCCACCTGGTCCTGTTCAAGCTGAACGACGGCGTCGAGCGGGACGATCCGCGGGCCGTGGCCGGTGCACGGGCGTTCCAGGAACTCGAAGGTCAGATCCCCGAACTGGAGTTCTGGGAGTGCGCCTGGAACATCACCGACCGCCCGATCGCCTACGACTTCGCCATCAACTCCGCGGTCGCCGACGAGGCGGCCCTGAAGCGTTACGTGGAGCACCCGGCCCACCAGGCCGCGGCCGGGCAGTGGCGGGAGTTCGCCACCTGGGTGATCGCCGACTATCCCTTCTGA
- a CDS encoding RNA polymerase sigma factor SigF yields the protein MPPQHTEPTPSPEPAKPAAHTEATVSTAPAEAPVSAPAPASAPASASASASAETVTLTENARTARTARFTRASQPAQPAQVVQPVQPAQAARTAEPVGLVETETPDSGGDRVRTRGADTRALTQVLFGRLKDLEPGTPEHGRVRAALIEANLPLVRYAAARFRSRNEPMEDVVQVGTIGLINAIDRFDPERGVQFPTFAMPTVVGEIKRYFRDNVRTVHVPRRLHELWVQVTGATEDLTTAHGRSPTTAEIAERLRISEDEVLACIEAGRSYHATSLEAAQEGDGLPGLLDRLGYEDPALAGVEHRDLVRHLLVQLPEREQRILLLRYYSNLTQSQISAELGVSQMHVSRLLARSFARLRSANRIEA from the coding sequence GTGCCTCCCCAACACACCGAACCGACCCCGTCCCCGGAACCCGCGAAACCCGCCGCACACACCGAAGCAACCGTCTCCACCGCACCCGCCGAAGCACCCGTATCCGCACCTGCACCGGCATCCGCACCCGCATCCGCATCCGCATCCGCATCCGCCGAGACCGTCACGCTCACCGAGAACGCGCGGACCGCCCGGACCGCCCGGTTCACCCGCGCCTCCCAGCCCGCCCAGCCCGCCCAGGTCGTCCAACCCGTCCAGCCCGCCCAGGCCGCCCGGACCGCCGAACCCGTCGGGCTCGTCGAGACCGAGACGCCCGACAGCGGAGGTGACCGCGTCCGCACCCGGGGCGCCGACACCCGGGCACTGACCCAGGTGCTCTTCGGCCGCCTCAAGGACCTGGAGCCGGGCACCCCCGAGCACGGGAGGGTGCGGGCGGCGCTCATCGAGGCGAACCTGCCGCTCGTGCGGTACGCGGCCGCCCGCTTCCGGAGCCGTAACGAACCCATGGAGGACGTCGTCCAGGTGGGAACGATCGGTCTGATCAACGCCATCGACCGGTTCGATCCGGAACGCGGCGTGCAGTTCCCCACCTTCGCCATGCCGACCGTCGTCGGGGAGATCAAACGGTACTTCCGGGACAACGTCCGGACCGTCCACGTACCGCGTCGGCTGCATGAGCTCTGGGTCCAGGTCACCGGCGCCACCGAGGACCTGACGACCGCTCATGGCCGTTCCCCCACCACCGCGGAGATCGCCGAGCGGCTGAGGATCTCCGAGGACGAGGTGCTCGCCTGCATCGAGGCGGGCCGGTCGTACCACGCCACCTCGCTGGAAGCCGCGCAGGAGGGGGACGGACTGCCCGGTCTGCTGGACCGGCTCGGGTACGAGGACCCGGCGCTCGCCGGGGTGGAGCACCGCGATCTGGTGCGGCATCTGCTCGTACAACTGCCCGAACGCGAGCAACGCATCCTGCTGCTCCGCTACTACAGCAATCTGACCCAGTCCCAGATCAGTGCCGAACTGGGCGTCTCCCAGATGCATGTGTCAAGGCTGTTGGCCAGAAGCTTCGCGCGACTGCGGTCCGCAAATAGGATCGAAGCGTAA
- a CDS encoding RNA polymerase sigma factor SigF produces the protein MSVDQGSSKVLTLTKSAPAPEVLTSSPEAIDTRTLSRSLFLRLAALSAEGADSPERAYVRDTLIELNLPLVRYAAARFRSRNEPMEDIVQVGTIGLIKAIDRFDCERGVEFPTFAMPTVVGEIKRFFRDTSWSVRVPRRLQELRLALTKTSDELAQRLDRSPTVPELALALGVSEEDVVDGLAVGNAYTASSLDSPSPEDDGGEGSLADRLGYEDAALEGVEYRESLKPLLAKLPPRERQIIMLRFFANMTQSQIGEEVGISQMHVSRLLTRTLAQLREGLIAD, from the coding sequence ATGTCCGTAGACCAGGGCAGCTCGAAGGTGCTCACGCTCACGAAGAGCGCTCCCGCACCTGAAGTGCTCACCAGCTCGCCGGAAGCCATCGACACCCGCACTCTGTCCCGTTCCCTGTTCCTCCGGCTCGCCGCACTGAGCGCCGAAGGAGCAGACAGCCCCGAGCGTGCCTATGTCCGCGACACGCTCATCGAGCTGAACCTCCCGCTGGTGCGTTACGCGGCGGCGCGGTTCCGGAGCCGCAACGAACCCATGGAGGACATCGTCCAGGTCGGAACGATCGGCCTGATCAAGGCGATCGACCGGTTCGACTGCGAACGGGGCGTGGAGTTCCCGACGTTCGCGATGCCGACGGTGGTCGGGGAGATCAAACGCTTCTTCCGGGACACGTCATGGTCGGTGCGGGTGCCGCGCCGGCTCCAGGAGCTGCGGCTCGCCCTCACCAAGACGAGCGACGAGCTGGCACAGAGACTCGACCGTTCGCCGACCGTGCCCGAACTGGCCCTGGCACTCGGGGTGTCGGAGGAGGACGTGGTCGACGGCCTGGCCGTCGGCAACGCCTACACCGCGTCCTCGCTGGACTCGCCCTCGCCCGAGGACGACGGCGGGGAGGGCTCGCTGGCGGACCGGCTGGGATACGAGGACGCGGCGCTGGAGGGCGTCGAGTACCGCGAGTCGCTGAAGCCCCTGCTGGCCAAACTGCCGCCCCGCGAACGGCAGATCATCATGCTGCGGTTCTTCGCCAACATGACGCAGTCGCAGATCGGGGAAGAGGTCGGCATCTCCCAGATGCACGTCTCGCGACTTCTGACGCGCACGCTGGCCCAGCTCAGAGAAGGGCTGATCGCCGACTGA
- a CDS encoding YceI family protein, translating into MGLRAQVRTRDGWAVQHAVVTVTDMTGTQVLRAEADEDGAVATDAPLPAGAYTVIVTAVGYAPAASTALVTASGRAEAGTVVLARQGGVELPPPGTWSLDPAHSSVGAVAQHLGISSVRGRFTEFGGRIEIAEDVERSRVDAVIGAASIDTGNGMRDKHLRSTDFLDVERFPEITYRSTALTPAGPDRWTVSGELTLHGVARQVDLDLSYLGTGPDPWGGVRAAFRATTDLRRDDFAMNYNQVVQAGISAIGTTLRVELDIQAVQGDALPS; encoded by the coding sequence ATGGGACTTCGCGCACAGGTACGGACGCGGGACGGCTGGGCGGTCCAGCACGCGGTCGTGACGGTCACGGACATGACCGGCACACAGGTGCTGCGGGCCGAGGCCGACGAGGACGGGGCGGTCGCCACCGATGCCCCGCTGCCGGCCGGCGCGTACACGGTGATCGTGACGGCGGTCGGATACGCCCCCGCCGCTTCCACCGCCCTCGTCACCGCGAGCGGCCGGGCCGAGGCGGGCACCGTGGTGCTGGCCCGGCAGGGCGGTGTCGAGCTGCCGCCGCCGGGCACCTGGTCGCTGGACCCGGCGCACTCCTCGGTCGGCGCGGTCGCGCAGCACCTGGGGATCTCCAGCGTGCGCGGCCGGTTCACCGAGTTCGGCGGCCGGATCGAGATCGCGGAGGACGTCGAGCGGTCCCGGGTCGACGCCGTCATCGGCGCGGCCAGCATCGACACCGGCAACGGAATGCGCGACAAGCACCTGCGGTCGACGGACTTCCTGGACGTGGAACGGTTCCCGGAGATCACGTACCGCTCCACCGCCCTGACGCCCGCCGGACCCGACCGCTGGACCGTGAGCGGCGAGCTGACGCTGCACGGTGTCGCACGCCAGGTGGACCTGGACCTCAGCTATCTGGGGACCGGTCCCGACCCGTGGGGCGGGGTGCGGGCGGCCTTCCGCGCCACCACCGACCTGCGCCGCGACGACTTCGCGATGAACTACAACCAGGTCGTGCAGGCGGGCATCTCCGCGATCGGCACGACACTGCGGGTGGAACTGGACATCCAGGCGGTACAGGGCGACGCGCTGCCGTCGTAG
- a CDS encoding MFS transporter — MATTTPTGVRGGHAKHGASDAPDGTPMTHRQIMEALTGLLLGMFVAILSSTVVSNALPEIISDLGGGQSAYTWVVTASLLAMTATTPLWGKLSDLFSKKLLVQIALVIYVAGSVVAGLSQSSGMLIVCRVVQGVGVGGLSALAQIVMAAMIAPRERGRYSGYLGAVFAVATVGGPLLGGVITDTSWMGWRWCFYVGVPFAVVALIVLQKTLKLPVVKREVKVDWWGAFFISAAVSLLLLWVTFAGDKYDWMSWQTGVMLAGSLVLALLFLFIESKAREPIIPLRLFRNRTITLASAASLFVGIGMFAGTIFFSQYFQLARGKSPTMSGVMTIPMITGLFVSSTVSGQIITKTGRWKVWLVSGGFLLTGGLGMLGTIRYDTPYWHVAIFMAVMGLGIGMMMQNLVLATQNQVDPSDLGAASSVVTFFRSLGGAIGVSALGAVLGTRVTQYVKDGLADLGPEGAALGHGGTGGGGIPDLKTLPAPFRTVVEAAYGHGVADVFLYAAPAALVAFLLTIFIKEVALKSRAANDAPAPAETSVGAGDVPAAAGAAPSLDKVPADALVGAGEADARGSAGARASEGAAPVTSADTLRLGGGASGAGTVRGSRISGVVRGAESAPVARAAVTLISLEGRQLGRGVAQADGGYAVDAPGSGSYVLIASADGFQPQASTVVVGDEPVAYDILLAGTSGLAGTVRAADSGLPIGGAMVIVTDVRGDVLATGASDETGEFVFGELIPGAVTVAVNAAGFRPLALPVEIGGQGVTRVDAALLAGALVQGVVRGGAARTPLPDARVTLVDAAGNVIATATTGEDGAYAFADLDAGEYTVIATGFPPVAGSLTVAGPGVDGHDIELAHPGE, encoded by the coding sequence ATGGCTACGACCACACCAACCGGTGTGCGGGGCGGCCACGCCAAGCACGGGGCGTCCGACGCTCCCGACGGCACGCCGATGACTCACCGGCAGATCATGGAAGCGCTGACCGGGCTGCTGCTCGGCATGTTCGTCGCGATCCTGTCGTCGACGGTGGTCTCCAACGCCCTGCCGGAGATCATCTCCGACCTCGGCGGCGGCCAGAGCGCCTACACCTGGGTCGTCACGGCCTCGCTGCTGGCCATGACCGCCACGACCCCTCTGTGGGGCAAGCTCTCCGACCTGTTCAGCAAGAAGCTGCTGGTCCAGATAGCCCTGGTCATCTATGTGGCGGGCTCGGTCGTCGCCGGTCTGTCGCAGAGCAGCGGCATGCTGATCGTCTGCCGTGTCGTCCAGGGCGTCGGCGTCGGCGGTCTCTCCGCCCTCGCGCAGATCGTGATGGCCGCCATGATCGCCCCGCGTGAGCGTGGCCGGTACAGCGGCTACCTCGGTGCGGTCTTCGCCGTCGCCACCGTCGGTGGCCCGCTGCTCGGCGGTGTCATCACCGACACCAGCTGGATGGGCTGGCGCTGGTGCTTCTACGTCGGCGTGCCGTTCGCCGTCGTCGCGCTGATCGTGCTCCAGAAGACCCTGAAGCTCCCCGTCGTCAAGCGTGAGGTCAAGGTCGACTGGTGGGGCGCGTTCTTCATCAGCGCCGCGGTCTCCCTGCTGCTCCTCTGGGTGACCTTCGCGGGCGACAAGTACGACTGGATGTCCTGGCAGACCGGCGTGATGCTCGCGGGTTCGCTGGTGCTGGCGCTGCTGTTCCTGTTCATCGAGTCCAAGGCCCGTGAGCCGATCATCCCGCTGCGGCTCTTCCGTAACCGTACGATCACCCTCGCCTCGGCGGCCTCGCTGTTCGTCGGCATCGGGATGTTCGCGGGCACGATCTTCTTCAGCCAGTACTTCCAGCTGGCGCGCGGCAAGTCGCCGACGATGTCCGGTGTGATGACGATCCCGATGATCACGGGTCTGTTCGTCTCCTCGACCGTCTCCGGTCAGATCATCACCAAGACCGGTCGCTGGAAGGTCTGGCTGGTCAGCGGTGGGTTCCTGCTGACCGGTGGGCTCGGGATGCTGGGCACCATCCGGTACGACACCCCGTACTGGCACGTCGCGATCTTCATGGCCGTGATGGGCCTCGGCATCGGCATGATGATGCAGAACCTGGTGCTCGCCACGCAGAACCAGGTCGACCCGTCCGACCTCGGCGCGGCCAGCTCCGTCGTCACGTTCTTCCGTTCGCTCGGTGGTGCGATCGGGGTCTCGGCCCTGGGCGCGGTGCTCGGCACCCGGGTCACGCAGTACGTCAAGGACGGCCTCGCCGACCTCGGTCCGGAGGGCGCCGCCCTGGGCCACGGCGGGACCGGTGGCGGGGGCATCCCCGACCTGAAGACGCTGCCCGCGCCGTTCCGCACGGTCGTGGAGGCCGCGTACGGGCACGGTGTGGCCGATGTCTTCCTCTACGCGGCTCCGGCCGCGCTGGTCGCCTTCCTGCTGACCATCTTCATCAAGGAGGTCGCCCTGAAGTCGCGGGCGGCCAACGACGCCCCGGCCCCGGCCGAGACGTCCGTGGGCGCCGGGGACGTTCCGGCGGCGGCCGGTGCCGCGCCCTCGCTCGACAAGGTTCCGGCGGACGCGCTCGTCGGGGCCGGGGAAGCGGACGCGCGGGGCTCCGCCGGCGCGCGGGCGTCCGAGGGTGCCGCACCGGTCACCTCGGCCGACACCCTGCGCCTGGGCGGCGGCGCCTCCGGTGCGGGGACCGTGCGCGGCTCCCGGATCAGCGGTGTGGTGCGCGGCGCCGAGAGCGCGCCCGTCGCGCGGGCCGCCGTCACGCTGATCTCGCTGGAGGGCCGACAGCTCGGACGCGGGGTCGCCCAGGCCGACGGCGGATACGCCGTGGACGCGCCCGGCTCGGGTTCGTACGTCCTGATCGCGTCCGCCGACGGCTTCCAGCCGCAGGCGTCGACCGTGGTCGTGGGCGACGAGCCGGTGGCGTACGACATCCTGCTGGCCGGTACGAGTGGCCTGGCCGGGACCGTCCGGGCCGCCGACAGCGGCCTCCCGATCGGTGGCGCGATGGTGATCGTGACCGATGTGCGGGGCGATGTGCTGGCGACCGGCGCGTCGGACGAGACCGGTGAGTTCGTCTTCGGGGAGCTGATTCCCGGAGCGGTGACCGTCGCGGTGAACGCGGCCGGGTTCCGTCCGCTGGCGCTGCCGGTGGAGATCGGCGGCCAGGGGGTCACCCGGGTCGACGCCGCGCTCCTGGCCGGTGCGCTGGTCCAGGGTGTCGTACGCGGAGGGGCCGCGCGGACACCGCTGCCCGACGCCCGCGTGACCCTGGTCGACGCGGCCGGGAACGTGATCGCCACGGCGACGACCGGGGAGGACGGGGCGTACGCCTTCGCCGACCTGGACGCGGGCGAGTACACGGTCATCGCGACCGGCTTCCCGCCGGTCGCCGGATCGCTGACCGTGGCCGGTCCCGGAGTCGACGGTCACGACATCGAGCTGGCCCACCCGGGCGAGTAG